The Natrinema salifodinae genome includes a window with the following:
- a CDS encoding NrpR regulatory domain-containing protein, which yields MPENLDRRAYDLLRLIDGHEPIGSIRLVDLLNRHGYSIKGRTVRLMLSDLDEAGHTEKIPGKGRRLTAKGRSELERGHVSARLEQVRERIRTLTGRVTYDPFEDTGEIIAASVTVRRAELDAALDAIEPLAETPLGPIRIAVEDASLVDADSESPDLVRLSAPSSITLDGVLLSRGINADLRTAGIVEYSPGRDPDAFPHEGSFDPDNGGAILRYTDAISGAGSTVDVVSLLIEAGRTAVRPAFDDSAVPALFVVDNREFPLTRYDEAVDLAIETRERLGGVFDVRKPREDGPFPTEKPGWGFASMTYGAVGELVLSLLVADGYAESWETLSGLVPRSRFEPVAAVQTRRP from the coding sequence ATGCCCGAAAATCTCGACCGTCGGGCGTACGATCTCCTCCGCCTCATCGACGGCCACGAACCCATCGGCAGCATCCGCCTGGTCGATCTGCTCAACCGGCACGGGTATTCCATTAAGGGACGCACCGTCCGGCTGATGCTCTCGGACCTGGACGAAGCCGGTCACACCGAGAAGATCCCCGGGAAAGGACGCCGGTTGACCGCGAAAGGGCGGTCGGAACTCGAACGCGGACACGTCAGCGCCCGCCTCGAACAGGTCCGCGAGCGGATCAGGACGCTGACCGGCCGGGTGACCTACGATCCGTTCGAGGATACCGGTGAGATCATCGCCGCTTCGGTCACTGTTCGGCGAGCGGAACTCGACGCCGCACTGGACGCGATCGAACCGCTGGCCGAGACGCCGCTCGGCCCGATCCGGATCGCGGTCGAAGACGCGTCGTTGGTCGACGCCGACTCCGAATCGCCCGACCTGGTCCGGCTCTCCGCGCCCTCGAGCATCACGCTCGACGGGGTGTTACTCTCGCGAGGTATCAATGCCGACCTCCGGACGGCCGGCATCGTCGAGTACTCTCCGGGCCGCGATCCCGATGCGTTTCCCCACGAGGGATCGTTCGATCCCGACAACGGTGGCGCGATCCTCCGGTATACGGATGCGATCAGCGGCGCTGGATCGACGGTCGACGTCGTCAGCCTCCTGATCGAAGCCGGCCGAACCGCGGTTCGGCCCGCGTTCGACGACAGCGCCGTGCCCGCCCTGTTCGTCGTCGACAACCGCGAGTTCCCGCTTACCCGATACGACGAGGCCGTCGATCTGGCGATCGAAACCCGCGAGCGACTCGGCGGCGTCTTCGACGTTCGGAAACCGCGCGAGGACGGCCCGTTCCCGACCGAGAAACCGGGCTGGGGGTTCGCGTCGATGACCTACGGCGCGGTCGGCGAACTCGTTCTCTCGCTGCTCGTCGCCGACGGGTACGCCGAGTCGTGGGAAACGCTGTCCGGCCTGGTCCCTCGCTCGCGGTTCGAACCCGTCGCCGCCGTGCAGACGCGGCGACCGTAG
- a CDS encoding aspartate aminotransferase family protein: MSRHDAVSNETLETRYDEYMMPIWKSLNVPLRRASDCTVEDFDGNEYLDVFSGISVTNVGHRNDAVVDAAKAQLDEFVHGCSYVHPNRPVADLAERIAEITPGDLRKSFFCNSGTEAVEGAIKLARKYTGSKEVVALEMGFHGRTLGSLALTGNHTYKREMGPAINDAVHAPAPYRYRWGADADSEAAFADRAAAEIEHVIGTHTSDDLAAIVVEPVMGEGGIVVPPKGWLERVAEIAHDHDALLIADEVQTGYGRTGSMFATEHFDATPDILTQAKGIANGLPLGAFTASPEIADAFESGDHLSTFGGNPVACAAALATIDELEGGIVAETAEKGAWLDDELAALEDDFDVVGDTRGLGLMQGIELVDPTETGPRGAAPAPAKALAATVGDELRDRGIIVGVGGYYKNVVRFQPPLTITTDQLDRTLGELRAVLEEVTADA, translated from the coding sequence ATGTCGCGGCATGATGCTGTCTCGAACGAGACGCTCGAAACGCGGTACGACGAGTACATGATGCCGATCTGGAAGTCGCTGAACGTCCCGCTCCGGCGCGCGTCCGACTGTACCGTCGAGGACTTCGACGGGAACGAGTATCTCGACGTTTTCTCCGGGATTTCGGTCACGAACGTCGGACACCGGAACGACGCGGTCGTCGACGCAGCGAAAGCCCAACTCGACGAGTTCGTTCACGGTTGTTCGTACGTCCACCCGAATCGACCGGTCGCCGACCTGGCCGAGCGAATTGCCGAGATCACCCCGGGCGATCTCCGAAAGAGCTTCTTCTGCAATTCCGGCACGGAGGCCGTCGAAGGCGCGATCAAACTCGCTCGAAAGTATACGGGGAGCAAGGAAGTGGTCGCCCTCGAGATGGGATTCCACGGGCGCACGCTCGGCAGCCTGGCGCTCACCGGGAACCACACCTACAAACGCGAGATGGGTCCCGCGATAAACGACGCGGTCCACGCGCCCGCTCCCTACCGCTATCGTTGGGGTGCCGACGCCGATTCGGAAGCCGCGTTCGCGGACCGCGCGGCGGCCGAGATCGAACACGTCATCGGGACGCACACGAGCGACGATCTCGCCGCGATCGTCGTCGAACCGGTCATGGGCGAAGGTGGTATCGTAGTGCCACCGAAGGGGTGGCTCGAGCGGGTCGCAGAGATCGCCCACGACCACGACGCGCTCCTGATCGCCGACGAGGTCCAGACGGGATACGGGCGGACCGGCTCGATGTTCGCCACCGAGCACTTCGACGCGACCCCCGATATCCTCACGCAGGCCAAGGGGATCGCGAACGGGCTTCCCCTCGGCGCGTTCACGGCGTCGCCGGAGATCGCCGACGCCTTCGAGTCCGGCGACCACCTCTCGACGTTCGGTGGCAACCCGGTCGCCTGCGCCGCCGCGCTCGCGACGATCGACGAACTCGAGGGTGGAATCGTCGCCGAGACAGCCGAGAAAGGCGCCTGGCTCGACGACGAACTCGCGGCGCTCGAGGACGACTTCGACGTCGTCGGCGACACCCGCGGACTCGGGCTCATGCAGGGCATCGAGCTCGTCGATCCGACCGAGACCGGGCCCCGGGGCGCCGCCCCGGCGCCCGCGAAGGCGCTCGCGGCGACCGTCGGCGACGAACTCCGCGATCGCGGGATCATCGTGGGCGTCGGCGGCTACTACAAGAACGTGGTGCGGTTCCAGCCGCCGCTGACGATCACGACCGACCAGCTCGACCGGACGCTCGGGGAACTCCGCGCCGTCCTCGAGGAGGTGACGGCCGATGCGTGA
- a CDS encoding sodium:solute symporter encodes MVVSTIDTGVLALYMLGLLAVGYWGYRKSDTLDDYLVAGRSIPIWMYVPVMSAVILGGASTIGGGGLGYQHGVSGAWLVIMLGLGTVALGVLISTNLANLKAYSLGEVLERRFDRYSGTIGAVIAGIYALTLAITQTIAIGKVLSVLFGFEQNTMILAAGIIVISYTMLGGMLSVTITDFVQWCIMTVGIFFLALPLGLDAVGGVSGLTAELEPSYFDVTAIGWQTIASYFLLYVLGIMIGQDVWQRVFTADDPETARKGTIAAGSFAIVYGIATAVLGAIAVVLLPNLSDPELALPQLILEIVPVGLSGLILAGFVSAMMSTADSALLASSTLFTNDVYKRFVAPDASDETYARVSRALILVLGVLMIYAAIAIGNVVQALSLTYALLSGSIFVPIFAAFFWTGATWQGALSSIFVSAAVVIATIWMHGFASNLPIIYGLLTSAVTFTTVSLLTGPPAREKVRTWSEKLDSGPSTE; translated from the coding sequence ATGGTAGTGTCGACCATTGACACTGGCGTGCTGGCGCTCTACATGCTCGGCTTGCTGGCCGTCGGCTACTGGGGGTACCGGAAATCGGACACGCTCGACGACTATCTCGTCGCGGGCCGCAGTATTCCGATCTGGATGTACGTGCCGGTCATGTCCGCCGTCATCCTCGGCGGTGCCTCGACGATCGGTGGCGGCGGGCTCGGTTACCAACACGGCGTTTCCGGTGCCTGGCTCGTCATCATGCTCGGCCTCGGGACGGTCGCGCTCGGCGTTCTGATTTCGACGAACCTCGCCAATCTCAAGGCCTACTCGCTCGGCGAGGTCCTCGAGCGCCGGTTCGACCGGTACTCCGGAACGATCGGCGCCGTCATCGCCGGCATTTACGCGCTCACGCTCGCGATCACCCAGACGATCGCGATCGGGAAGGTACTGAGCGTCCTGTTCGGCTTCGAACAGAATACGATGATCCTGGCGGCGGGGATCATCGTCATCAGCTACACCATGCTGGGCGGCATGCTCTCGGTGACGATCACCGACTTCGTGCAGTGGTGTATCATGACCGTCGGCATCTTCTTCCTCGCGCTCCCGCTCGGACTCGACGCCGTCGGCGGCGTCTCGGGGCTGACGGCCGAACTGGAGCCCTCGTACTTCGACGTCACTGCCATCGGGTGGCAGACGATTGCCAGCTACTTCCTGCTGTACGTCCTCGGGATCATGATCGGACAGGACGTGTGGCAGCGGGTCTTCACCGCCGACGATCCCGAGACCGCTCGCAAAGGGACGATCGCCGCGGGCTCGTTCGCGATCGTCTACGGGATCGCGACCGCCGTCCTCGGCGCGATCGCGGTCGTCCTCCTGCCGAACCTCTCGGATCCCGAACTCGCGCTCCCGCAACTGATCTTGGAAATCGTTCCGGTCGGGCTCTCGGGGCTCATCCTCGCGGGGTTCGTGTCCGCGATGATGTCGACCGCTGACTCGGCGCTTCTCGCGTCGAGTACCCTGTTCACCAACGACGTCTACAAGCGGTTCGTCGCTCCCGACGCGTCCGACGAGACCTACGCTCGCGTCTCGCGAGCGCTCATCCTCGTTCTCGGCGTTCTCATGATCTACGCCGCGATCGCGATCGGAAACGTCGTTCAGGCGTTATCGCTCACCTACGCGCTGCTCAGCGGGAGTATCTTCGTCCCGATCTTCGCCGCCTTCTTCTGGACGGGCGCGACGTGGCAGGGCGCGCTCTCGTCGATCTTCGTCAGCGCGGCCGTCGTGATCGCGACCATCTGGATGCACGGGTTCGCGTCGAACCTCCCGATCATCTACGGACTGCTCACCAGCGCGGTCACCTTCACGACGGTGAGCCTGCTGACCGGCCCGCCCGCGCGAGAGAAGGTCCGCACCTGGTCCGAGAAGCTCGATTCCGGCCCCTCGACGGAGTAA
- the ppc gene encoding phosphoenolpyruvate carboxylase, whose amino-acid sequence MRLHNRDVRQDVRELGELLGDVIEAQTSRKGFETVESARQAAIDYRSGELDSREPLITELEGLSPHNQRIVARSFTTYFELINLAEERERVRTIRTDSQDGTLEDSLETAADELGEKDLETVRQVLDDVLIEPTFTAHPTEARRKTVKSKLRTISTELETLDERLLTEKEKGQIWRDIDAEVTSLWQTPQVRNRQPEPEDEARNVQWYLENTLFDVVGEVYDELADAIDEEIDGSLEIPKLFEFRSWAGSDRDGNPFVTPEVTANTLERQRSVVLEKYREQLKRLSGVLSQDGSRIDPGSAFQASLEEDRERLPGSARTAEERYPDEPYRQKLKLMRERLDRVGDVRPGGYDDVDDLLADLEAIAESLRQNGAESVVDAHVDPIRRQVATFGFSLASLDLRDHQQKHTDAIAEALEQEGVDYHAMSEDERAEWLTDAVLQDEPVIDLAETEDLSDDSARVLRLFDNLAAWQSEYGVHAIDTYCISMTEEPSHVLEVLFLADQAGVVSLPEHSGIDIVPLLETEYALSGARRIMGTLFENEAYGQALEARGRTQEIMLGYSDSNKENGFLAANWSLYKNQRRLGEICDDHDVTMRLFHGRGGSISRGGGPMNEALLALPNSTVTGQVKFTEQGEAIAEKYANPRIAERNIEQMVNAQLRARLYAMDQPEEEVHEEWIDAMETMADAARQEYRDLLESDGFVQYFEQATPITVIEDLNLGSRPASRSGERTVEDLRAIPWVFSWTQSRCILPGWYALASGIEAYLDAGGSIETLQAMYEEWPFFRTTLDNAALSLSRTELEIAEQYADLAEPDLREQFFPRVTDEYERAAELITEIGQRDQLHTRDWLGENLERRNPYVDPLNTLQVYLLNQTHRTDIEERTLRLTVKGIAAGMKNTG is encoded by the coding sequence ATGCGACTTCACAACAGGGACGTCCGACAGGACGTCCGGGAACTCGGCGAGTTGCTCGGAGACGTCATCGAAGCCCAAACCTCTCGCAAGGGCTTCGAGACGGTCGAATCCGCTCGCCAGGCCGCCATCGACTACCGGTCGGGCGAACTCGACTCCCGCGAACCGCTGATCACCGAACTCGAAGGGCTCTCGCCCCACAACCAGCGGATCGTCGCGCGATCCTTCACCACCTACTTCGAGTTGATCAACCTCGCGGAGGAACGCGAGCGCGTCCGCACCATCCGCACCGACTCCCAGGACGGAACCCTCGAGGACAGCCTCGAGACCGCCGCCGACGAACTCGGCGAGAAGGATCTCGAGACCGTCCGCCAGGTCTTGGACGACGTGTTGATCGAGCCGACGTTTACCGCCCACCCCACCGAGGCCAGGCGAAAGACCGTCAAGTCGAAGCTCCGAACCATCTCGACGGAGCTCGAAACGCTGGACGAGCGGCTGCTGACCGAGAAAGAAAAAGGCCAGATCTGGCGGGATATCGACGCCGAAGTGACGAGCCTCTGGCAGACCCCGCAGGTGCGCAACCGCCAGCCCGAGCCCGAAGACGAAGCGCGCAACGTCCAGTGGTACCTCGAGAACACGCTGTTCGACGTCGTCGGCGAAGTCTACGACGAACTCGCCGACGCCATCGACGAGGAAATCGACGGCAGCCTCGAGATCCCGAAGCTCTTCGAGTTCCGGTCGTGGGCCGGCAGCGACCGGGACGGGAACCCCTTCGTGACCCCTGAAGTCACCGCGAATACGCTCGAGCGCCAGCGCTCGGTCGTTCTCGAGAAGTACCGCGAGCAACTCAAGCGCCTCTCGGGCGTCTTGAGTCAGGACGGCAGCCGGATCGACCCAGGCTCCGCGTTCCAGGCCTCGCTCGAGGAGGACCGCGAGCGCCTGCCCGGCAGCGCCCGCACCGCCGAGGAACGCTACCCCGACGAGCCCTACCGCCAGAAGCTCAAGCTCATGCGCGAACGGCTCGACCGCGTCGGCGACGTCCGGCCTGGCGGCTACGACGACGTCGACGACCTGCTCGCCGATCTCGAGGCGATCGCCGAGAGCCTCCGCCAGAACGGCGCCGAGAGCGTCGTCGACGCCCACGTCGATCCGATCCGCCGCCAGGTCGCGACCTTCGGCTTCTCGCTGGCCAGTCTCGACCTCCGCGATCACCAGCAGAAACACACCGATGCCATTGCCGAAGCCCTCGAGCAGGAAGGCGTCGACTATCACGCGATGTCCGAGGACGAACGCGCCGAGTGGCTGACCGACGCCGTCCTTCAGGACGAACCCGTGATCGACCTCGCCGAGACCGAAGACCTGTCGGACGACTCCGCGCGCGTCCTCCGGCTGTTCGACAACCTCGCGGCGTGGCAAAGCGAGTACGGCGTCCACGCGATCGACACCTACTGCATCTCGATGACCGAAGAACCCAGCCACGTCCTCGAGGTGCTGTTCCTGGCCGACCAGGCGGGCGTCGTCTCGTTGCCCGAACACAGCGGGATCGATATCGTCCCGCTGCTCGAGACCGAGTACGCGCTGTCGGGCGCGCGCCGAATCATGGGCACGCTGTTCGAGAACGAGGCCTACGGCCAGGCGCTGGAAGCGCGCGGGCGCACCCAGGAGATCATGCTGGGGTACTCGGACTCGAACAAAGAGAACGGCTTCCTCGCCGCGAACTGGTCGCTGTACAAGAACCAGCGCCGGCTGGGCGAGATCTGCGATGACCACGACGTGACCATGCGGCTGTTCCACGGCCGCGGCGGCTCGATTTCGCGGGGCGGCGGCCCGATGAACGAAGCGCTGCTGGCGCTTCCGAACAGCACCGTGACCGGCCAGGTGAAGTTTACCGAGCAGGGGGAAGCGATCGCCGAGAAGTACGCCAACCCGCGGATCGCCGAGCGCAACATCGAGCAGATGGTCAACGCACAGTTGCGCGCGCGCCTGTACGCGATGGATCAGCCCGAAGAGGAGGTCCACGAGGAGTGGATCGACGCCATGGAGACGATGGCCGACGCCGCTCGGCAGGAGTACCGCGACCTCTTAGAGAGCGACGGGTTCGTCCAGTACTTCGAGCAAGCGACGCCGATCACCGTCATCGAAGATCTCAATCTGGGCTCGCGGCCGGCCTCGCGGTCGGGCGAGCGCACCGTCGAGGATCTCCGGGCGATCCCGTGGGTGTTCTCCTGGACGCAATCGCGGTGTATCCTCCCCGGTTGGTACGCCCTCGCCTCCGGAATCGAGGCCTACCTCGATGCGGGCGGCTCGATCGAGACCCTCCAGGCGATGTACGAGGAGTGGCCATTCTTCCGAACGACCCTGGACAACGCCGCGCTCTCGCTGTCCCGGACCGAACTCGAAATCGCCGAGCAGTACGCCGACCTGGCGGAGCCGGATCTGCGCGAGCAGTTCTTCCCGCGGGTGACCGACGAGTACGAGCGCGCGGCCGAACTGATCACGGAGATCGGTCAACGTGACCAGCTTCATACCCGCGACTGGCTCGGGGAAAACCTCGAGCGCCGGAACCCGTACGTCGACCCGCTGAACACCCTTCAGGTCTACCTGCTGAACCAGACCCACCGGACCGACATCGAGGAACGGACGCTGCGGCTGACGGTCAAGGGAATCGCGGCCGGCATGAAGAACACGGGCTAA
- a CDS encoding ABC transporter permease: MGGKLAKFGAVARLTIEQVRHERGRTALVVLAIGLAVLAVTLLGSLGLGVIQTGEDRFDRSGQDVWVAGESVELTATGGIENPITDAHGLADEMEARDDVEAASPLAFHGIYVGTEPDELELVTGVGVPSEHRGHSIEAGDGFSSGESHYADGTYEGPMSREIVVDPETAERFDVGVGDTVYVGTSPTTAPDREFEVVGISSTYSQFLGTATVTLPLGELQAVTGTTGPDRATYVTVTTAADADPAAVSEALQRSYPEYDVRTNEEQLESMLREYLLVLASGVTLVALAVLAGVALTVNTLALVAAHQRERLAALRAIGLSRGLLAGLVGGQGFVLGMLGGALGLAATPAFAAALDRLAASVVGFENLLRTPPLLYGVGFLIAVGIGTLGAVVAGWRAAGYARVDNLRE; this comes from the coding sequence ATGGGCGGGAAACTCGCTAAATTCGGCGCGGTCGCCCGCCTCACGATCGAGCAAGTGCGCCACGAGCGCGGGCGGACCGCGCTCGTCGTCCTCGCGATCGGCCTGGCCGTCCTGGCCGTCACGCTCCTGGGAAGTCTCGGGCTGGGCGTCATCCAGACCGGCGAGGACCGATTCGACCGGTCCGGCCAGGACGTCTGGGTCGCGGGAGAGTCCGTCGAACTGACGGCGACCGGCGGCATCGAGAACCCGATCACCGACGCCCACGGACTCGCCGACGAGATGGAGGCTCGCGACGACGTCGAGGCGGCCTCGCCGCTGGCGTTTCACGGAATCTACGTCGGGACGGAGCCCGACGAACTCGAACTCGTGACGGGCGTCGGGGTGCCGAGCGAGCACCGCGGCCACTCGATCGAAGCGGGCGACGGGTTCTCGTCGGGGGAGAGCCACTACGCCGACGGCACCTACGAGGGGCCGATGAGCCGCGAGATCGTCGTCGATCCCGAGACGGCCGAGCGGTTCGACGTCGGCGTCGGGGATACCGTCTACGTCGGCACGAGCCCGACCACCGCCCCGGACCGCGAATTCGAGGTCGTCGGCATCTCGTCGACGTACTCGCAGTTCCTCGGGACGGCAACGGTGACGCTGCCGCTCGGGGAGCTCCAGGCGGTCACCGGCACGACGGGCCCCGATCGGGCGACGTACGTGACCGTAACCACGGCGGCCGACGCCGACCCGGCGGCCGTCAGCGAGGCCCTCCAGCGGTCGTATCCCGAGTACGACGTCCGGACGAACGAGGAGCAACTCGAGTCGATGCTGCGTGAGTACTTGCTCGTCCTCGCCAGCGGGGTGACGCTCGTCGCGCTGGCGGTGCTCGCCGGGGTCGCGCTGACGGTGAACACGCTCGCGCTCGTGGCCGCCCACCAGCGCGAGCGGCTCGCGGCGCTGCGAGCGATCGGGCTCTCGCGCGGCCTGCTCGCGGGCCTCGTCGGCGGTCAGGGGTTCGTCCTTGGCATGCTCGGCGGCGCCCTCGGTCTCGCCGCGACCCCGGCGTTCGCCGCGGCGCTCGATCGCCTGGCCGCCTCCGTCGTCGGGTTCGAGAACTTGCTCCGAACGCCGCCGCTCCTCTACGGGGTCGGGTTCCTGATCGCGGTCGGCATCGGGACGCTCGGCGCCGTCGTCGCCGGCTGGCGGGCGGCCGGCTACGCGCGCGTCGACAACCTTCGAGAGTGA
- the speB gene encoding agmatinase, which produces MRDERNQSRAGAFRERHAGAGVELAYAGHQTFLKGDPRDVDDLDDVDVAVLGAPLDAAASNRPGARYGPAAIRKASAWWAYLSGYKGGLTNMNTRAQVDFSDVTVADCGDVPVFPQDQETSAESITAHVATAAEQAFPVLLGGDHYCTYPSYRGFAEAIDADSVGLVQIDAHTDTADESPVLGEHFHGSSTRLIAESDYGDYETVSQIGIRGYESPGFFEFAEESGLNLYTMRDVHERGIRDVVADAIERAADGTDAVYVTFDIDSVDPSVAPGTGTPEPAGLSSRQALTVMELLGTHDAVGAADLMEVAPEYDPTQSTQTLAAYLLVTLIERQFAE; this is translated from the coding sequence ATGCGTGACGAGCGTAATCAGTCTCGCGCCGGCGCGTTCAGAGAGCGTCACGCGGGCGCCGGCGTCGAACTCGCCTACGCCGGTCACCAGACGTTCCTCAAGGGTGACCCGCGGGACGTCGACGATCTCGACGACGTCGACGTCGCGGTCCTCGGCGCGCCCCTCGACGCCGCCGCGAGCAACAGGCCAGGCGCCCGCTACGGGCCGGCGGCGATCCGGAAGGCGAGCGCCTGGTGGGCGTACCTCTCGGGGTACAAGGGCGGGCTGACGAACATGAACACGCGCGCTCAGGTCGACTTCAGCGACGTGACGGTCGCCGACTGCGGGGACGTCCCGGTCTTCCCGCAGGATCAGGAGACGTCCGCTGAGAGCATCACCGCCCACGTCGCGACCGCGGCCGAGCAGGCGTTTCCGGTGCTGCTCGGCGGCGATCACTACTGTACGTATCCCTCCTATCGCGGCTTCGCCGAGGCGATCGACGCCGACAGCGTCGGGCTCGTCCAGATCGACGCGCACACGGATACCGCCGACGAGAGCCCGGTCCTCGGCGAGCACTTCCACGGCTCGTCCACCAGGCTGATCGCGGAGTCCGACTACGGCGACTACGAGACCGTCAGCCAGATCGGGATCCGCGGGTACGAGTCGCCCGGGTTCTTCGAGTTCGCCGAGGAGAGCGGCCTGAACCTCTATACGATGCGAGACGTCCACGAGCGCGGGATCCGCGACGTCGTCGCCGACGCGATCGAGCGGGCGGCCGACGGCACCGACGCGGTTTACGTGACGTTCGACATCGACTCGGTCGATCCGAGCGTCGCGCCGGGGACGGGGACGCCGGAACCCGCCGGGCTCAGCAGCCGCCAGGCGCTCACCGTTATGGAACTGCTCGGGACGCACGACGCGGTCGGCGCCGCTGATCTCATGGAAGTCGCTCCCGAGTACGATCCCACGCAGTCGACCCAGACGCTGGCGGCGTACCTCCTCGTCACGCTCATCGAGCGGCAGTTCGCCGAGTGA
- a CDS encoding 4Fe-4S ferredoxin N-terminal domain-containing protein, protein MTADKSDEPADDETFHPLGEAWQDDLEDLLDETEYDTDLGMDMARDAMRVTKGELSEEAFHERYHEEVMEEFGEDERPIASPDDGDDEGGLGAMLSGLGDDESRRDMLKKAGAGAGFVGLSAWGTAETQGGDEAPNMAAEETSESQEPESGTQWGMTIDLEHCDGCLSCVTACNQEHNWDEGANWMYVLAFEDGQVESPEPDEFDSVRDFNYLVRPCQHCTDAPCEKVCPTTARHTRNEDGIVLTDYEVCIGCRYCQVACPYGVNYFQWDEPDVDLDELDQESRYDDRERPVSRRAPRGVMSKCVFDPVRQDGEHGESLVGTTACEQACPPNVIQFGDKNNPASDPQRYQENPSRARTVIQMESQLPSQDELESSLGNDADLDAAIENVNGLSEESIALAKAVEITQEDYEQDPPPGDSLPDKEQTVLDVVSALEEQVNLEAQDALVRLELAEEPGDDEEFQGPDEELAQERFEGFIDGPESEFELLADIGTNPNVTYLGNEPGPDAEQVPGPTSYEDVGMVDRRQEVLDDQTVGFGFRDD, encoded by the coding sequence ATGACTGCTGACAAATCGGACGAGCCCGCCGACGACGAGACGTTCCATCCGCTCGGCGAGGCGTGGCAAGACGATCTCGAGGATCTACTCGACGAGACGGAGTACGACACGGACCTCGGGATGGATATGGCGCGCGATGCCATGCGCGTCACCAAGGGGGAACTCTCGGAGGAGGCGTTCCACGAGCGATACCACGAAGAGGTGATGGAGGAGTTCGGCGAGGACGAGCGGCCGATCGCCAGTCCGGACGACGGCGACGACGAGGGCGGACTGGGAGCGATGCTCTCGGGCCTCGGGGACGACGAGTCCCGTCGGGACATGCTCAAGAAGGCGGGTGCGGGTGCCGGATTCGTCGGTCTCAGCGCCTGGGGGACGGCCGAGACTCAGGGCGGCGACGAGGCCCCGAACATGGCCGCTGAAGAGACGTCGGAAAGCCAAGAGCCCGAATCGGGAACGCAGTGGGGAATGACAATCGACCTCGAGCACTGTGACGGCTGTCTCTCCTGTGTTACCGCCTGTAACCAGGAGCACAACTGGGACGAGGGCGCGAACTGGATGTACGTCCTCGCGTTCGAAGACGGACAGGTCGAGTCTCCCGAACCGGACGAGTTCGACAGCGTCCGCGACTTCAACTACCTCGTCCGACCGTGTCAGCACTGTACTGACGCCCCCTGTGAGAAGGTTTGTCCGACGACGGCCCGTCACACCCGCAACGAGGACGGAATCGTCCTCACCGACTACGAGGTCTGTATCGGCTGCCGGTACTGCCAGGTTGCCTGTCCCTACGGCGTCAACTACTTCCAGTGGGACGAACCCGACGTCGACCTGGACGAACTCGATCAGGAGTCCAGATACGACGACCGCGAACGGCCGGTGAGTCGACGCGCGCCCCGGGGCGTCATGTCGAAGTGCGTCTTCGACCCGGTCCGTCAGGACGGCGAACACGGCGAGTCGCTGGTCGGCACGACCGCCTGCGAGCAGGCCTGCCCGCCGAACGTGATCCAGTTCGGCGACAAGAACAACCCCGCGAGCGACCCGCAGCGCTACCAGGAGAACCCGAGCAGGGCGCGGACGGTCATCCAAATGGAGTCGCAACTGCCGTCGCAGGACGAGCTCGAGTCCTCGCTTGGCAACGACGCGGACCTCGACGCAGCCATCGAGAACGTCAACGGGCTCTCCGAGGAGTCGATCGCCCTCGCGAAGGCCGTCGAGATCACGCAGGAGGACTACGAGCAGGACCCGCCGCCAGGCGATAGCTTGCCGGACAAGGAGCAGACGGTCCTCGACGTCGTGAGTGCCCTCGAAGAGCAGGTCAATCTCGAAGCCCAGGACGCCCTCGTTCGGCTCGAACTCGCCGAAGAACCGGGCGACGACGAGGAGTTTCAGGGCCCCGACGAAGAGCTCGCCCAGGAGCGGTTCGAGGGGTTCATCGACGGTCCCGAATCGGAGTTCGAACTCCTCGCGGACATCGGAACGAATCCGAACGTCACCTATCTCGGCAACGAGCCGGGTCCCGACGCCGAGCAGGTTCCCGGTCCGACCTCCTACGAGGACGTCGGGATGGTCGACAGGCGCCAGGAGGTTCTCGACGACCAGACCGTCGGATTCGGGTTCCGAGACGACTAA